CAGTAAAAACTTAACAAAAACCAGTGAATTATATGCAGCAGCTGGAGAAACAAAAAATATCAAAAATTCTTCAAGTAAAGCCGCAGTAAAATCAGCAGTAACTTCAAAAAATTTCACTGTAAGCCAAATCAACAGTGCATCAGCAAGAGTCAACAAGTACATTGAAAATAAACACAGACTTCCAAAGTATGTAACCATTGGTACATCTCAAGTTAAAATGCCTGCTTTTTTAAAATTACTCACTGCAGACATAATACAATTAAATAATGGTAAAACTACACCAATAAAACTTAAGAATGTAAAAACTCCATCAAAAACAACAGAAAGCTTTAAAAGCGGAAAAATTAATAAATCTGGCTATTTAGGGCTTGCTAAAAGAGTTGATACATTTATAAATAAAAACGGTGTTGCACCTAAACAAACCACCAGCAATCTCGGTAAAATGAATTATAAATCATTAATTTACACATTTTCCAAGATACCTGCTTTTTACAAAACACATAAGAGACTACCTGGCCATGTAGCAGTGAAAAAGTGGAGTACATCTGGAACTACAGGTGTATCTACAGTGAAAATACCTGCATCTTTGAAAAAATACGTTAAAGCTACTAAAAACTGTCAGGTAAACAACGCAAGAATCAAATCACTGTCAAAACAGATAACCAGAGGAAAAAAGACACAGAAAGCCAAAGCAGTGGCAATATTCAACTGGGTACGAAACAAAATAGGTTACAAATTCTATTACAATACACGAAAAGGAGCAGTAGGTACATTAAATGCCCGAAGCGGAAATTGTGTAGATACTGCACACCTGTTAATAGCTCTTGAAAGGGCAGCAGGAATTCCAGCTAGATACATCCATGGTAAAGCTAAATTTAGAAGCGGTAAAAGGTACGGTCACGTTTGGGCTGGAGTATACGTAAACGGTAAATGGTACAAAGCAGATGCTACCAGTTCCAGGAATTCATTTGGTGTTATTAAAAACTGGAGTAGAGCTGTAATAAAAGGTAAATATGCATCATTACCATTTTAAAATGAGTTTTTGATCAAACTTTTAAAAATCTATGATTTTTGATGTTTGCGAAATATATTTTCGCAACCGGAAAAACATTTAGTTTTTCCATGCGACAAAATTAAAAATTTTGTCAGCTTTTTTCTAAAAAGCCCTCGAAAATCCTCCGGATTTTCGGGGCGCCAAAAATCCTACGAATTTTTGAGCGTTTGAGGTGAATATACATCATTACCATTTTAAAACGGTAAAATTATTTACCTTTTTCTTTATTTTTTTAAATTAGTTAAAAATAAACTTTCAATAATTAATAAAATTGAATTTCATTTTGTATATCAAAAAATAAGTAAATAATGGAACTTACGATTTAATCATAGTCCCAATTCCTTTTTTAGTAAATATCTCAAGTAAGACAGAATGTTTAACTCTGCCGTCAATGATATGGGCAGATGAAACACCATCTTCAATAGCTTTAATACAGGTCATTGTTTTAGGCAGCATTCCTTCAGTTATGGTTCCATCCAGGATTAACTCTTCAATCTCATCAATTTTGATTTTTCGAATAAGTGACTCAGGATCCTTTGGATCTGCAAGTATTCCAGGAACATCTGTCAGTATAATCAACTTTTCTGCATCCATTTCAGAAGCCATGTCCCCTGCAACGGTATCTGCATTTAAATTCAGGGTTTCTCCATTATCGGCAACACCAATAGGTGAAATTATTGGGATATAATCATTTTTGGTGAGCACATTTACTATCTCAGGGTTTATAGACCTAATTTCACCTACAAGCCCCAGATCCACAATTTTCTTTTCACCAGTTACATTATTTATTACCTCATGAGGAGCTTTTCTGACGGCTTCTATAAGTTTGCTGTCTTTTCCAGATATTCCTACTCCATTTCCACCGTGCCAACCTATTCTTGACACAATTTCAGTGTTTATCTTACCTACAAGGACCATTTTAACTATGTCCATGGTTTCCCTGTCTGTTATTCGAAGCCCTTCAATAAATTTTGGTTCTTTTCCAATTTTATCCATGGCTCTTGAGATTTCAGGTCCTCCACCATGCACAACAATTGGATTCATGCCCACGTACTTCAAGAGCACTGTATCCCTTGCGGTGGAATCCATAGCCTTTTCATCGACCATGGCATGTCCGCCGTATTTTATAAGAATCTTCTTTTTATGAAATTTCTTTATGTAAGGCAATGCCTCTATTAAAATGTTAACGGTTTCCATTTTATCCCAGTTTTAGTTATGTGATAGTTAAACTTTCTTTAAATTCAATAAATTTTGTGATAATGAATAAATTATTTTAATTTTTTTATTTACTAATCAGTTCAAACCCTTAAAATACTTTGGTTTTGAGATATAAATTCAGTGAAAATTAGTAAATCAGTTATGTACTGTACTCTGAATTAATCTTCACATAGTCATATGATAAATCGCACCCGTATGCAGCTGCAGAATGATCTCCTAGATTAAGATCAACAATTATTTCAATTTCATCATTCTGCATTATTTTTTCTGCAGTTTTAAGTTCATCAGTCCCATCAAAAGCTAGAATAGAACCTTTTTCCACAATTTTAACAGTTTCATTATCTGACTTAAATGTTATATCTACAATTTTTTCATCCATTTCAGCCCCCGAATATCCTACAGCTGCAACTACCCTACCCCAATTAGGGTCAGCTCCGAATAATGCTGTTTTTACAAGTGATGATCCAACGATAGCTTTTGATGCAGATTTTGCATCACTAGAAGATGCAGCGCCATTTACATGAACTTCCATATATTTAGTTTCCCCTTCGCCGTCCTTTGCCATCATCTTTGCAAGTTCAGTACATACATACCCAAGCGCTTCATGGAAATTTTCGTCTATTTTCCCTGAACTTCCATTTGACATCAGTATAACAGTATCATTGGTACTTTCATCACCGTCTACAACAACCATGTTGAATGATTTATCCACTGCTTTTTTAAGCGCGTCATTTAGTTCTTCAGCTGATGCTTTAACATCAGTGGTAATAAAACATAGCATTGTACCCATATTTGGCGCTATCATTCCAGAACCCTTAGTTATACCGCCAATTTTAACGATACTTCCATCTTTAAGGGTAGTTTGAACAGCAAATTCCTTTGAAAACGTATCGGTAGTCATTATAGCTTCTGCTGCTGCAAATGAAGCTTCAGGAGAATTTTCAAGGGTATTCAATGACTCATCTATAAGTGCATTTATAATGTCTAAAGGCAGTTTCCTTCCAATTATGCCTGTGGATGCAACGGCAACATCATTTAGTTCAATGTTTAATTTATCTGCAACCCTTTTTGTCATTTCCCTTGCACTAGCGATACCTTCTTCAGCTGTAAAACAGTTGGCATTCCCACTGTTTGCAACGATTGCGGATAATTTACCATCTTTAAGTACGTCTTTTGTAACAATAACTGGTGCTGCAACTACTTTATTTGAGGTAAAAACTGCAGACGCTGTATTTTCTTTACTAACTATTACAGACACTCCATATTTCCCTTTACGAGAACCTGAAGCTAGAACACCATCTACAGCACATATTCCTCCTTTTATTATTTTCATAAAAATTCTCCATTAATATTATTTTAAAGTCAAGGTTAACCCAATAAAATTAGAAAATAGTGATTTGCTATTCCACTACCTGAATATTTTCATATTAGCCATCATTATGTGCCAGTATCATTATTACTGTCACTATTATCCTCATCATTATCGTCGTTATTTACACTACCACCATTGTTTTTACTGTTGCTATTACTCTTGCTACCGCTACTATCACTATTGTCAGTATAAGTAGATTCTGAGTTTTCATCTGTACTATTTACGCTGGTTTTAGGTTCTGTATTAATGTTAACATTTTTTGTGGATGGGACCTGTATATCCTGATTAGTTGAGACCTGTGTAGTGTTTTGAGTATTGTTTTGATCCAAACCCATTACTATTCCTGCTCCTGATCCAAATCCAAAAGCTATTAATGATATAATCAATCCGATTATGGCTTTTGCTTCAGTTTCTGGCTTCATAATACCACTCTAGTTTTCTATTGTAAGTTTTTATTAATAAATATAATGGTTTCACTTATTCTCTGTGTTTAAATATCAGCTAAATTAAACTATGTTGCAATTGCGTATAAAAGAGCAATGAATATTGACACGATACCAAATTCCCAGTATCCAATGCTCCATCCTATGAATGTAGCTACAAACACGAAGATAAATATTATTACAGCTTTAGATTTCCCATGCATTAAGAAATCCAGGATAGATCTTGAGAATTCTGAAGGAATATAATATGCGTATGTTCCATCTGCAATATCAAAAACCATAACAGGGCTGTTATTCCATATTTTAACTTCATCAGCTATCTGAGCTCTTTCTCCAGATTCTCTTCTGCTTTTTCCTATACCTGCCCTTAGCATTGCACCATGATTTAAAGCATGCCATGCAGAATCAATACCTGCCTGTAATGCTGCATGTTTTGTTGGGAAATTAGCGACAAAATCATCACCTCCTTCCCTGTATCCTTCAATTTTTCCATTACATTCATTCTCGATGAAATTTTTAATATCTGTCATTATTTCAACGAGTTTGTCACGCCCATTTTCTGATATAAATTTAGTGGAATCTATCATATCAATAAATAGATAATTATCATAAACTGCAGGGGCACCTTTTAATTTTCCAGTTTTACCTGAAAATACAATTGCATATTCTCCCCCTAATTTAGTAAACCCTACTCCTGATGATTCACCGATCTGTTTGTTTAAATTAATAGCCCTTTCAATAGATGCGGCCCCAGTCATTCCTGATGCTGCCCTTACGTGGATATCTTTTTCCAGACCGCGGCTTATAATTTCAATTCCGACTCTTATTGCATCATTTTTGGAAAGCATCCTTGCTACAATCTCAGTACTGCTTTCTTCAACAATTGTACCCCTTTCCTTTTCAATGATGCTTACAAATTCTTTAATAATCGGATCTTTTTCAAAGACCTCTACATACAGATACCTGTCACTACCCATAATTATATTACTTAAAAGGGCATATTCATCAACTTTATTTTCTGCAGGCTTTAATTCTATGAATTTTCTACCTTCAGGGATGTTTGCTGTACCTATTTCTTTAACAAGGTTATGGAAAATATTTTGAGTTGTAATATGTGCACGATCAAGTTCCAATAGCATCGTTTTAGTGTAATTTATCATCTCTACGTATTCTCTTTCCCTGTCGTTGGTTGGGTAATATTTTGTGCCTATGCTTAAGACCTTGGACTTTATAAAAAGTCCAAAAAGTCCTCTCATTAGATAATCCATGACCATTTAACTTTTTCCTCCTTATAGAGCGAAATGAGATTTCGTTAGATATTACTACCCTTTACTTTCTCCTTTTTCTAAAACAATCTCAAATTGTCCTGGTTTTTCCATTAACATACTTGGTTTAACGGATACAATAGGAAATTTCCATGTTCCAATCCTTGCAGCCACTGTACTTGCGATATTTCTAGAGTTTTTCTTTACAAATGAGTAATCGTGATCATTAATGGTTATATTTATATTATATTTAGATTCCTCAACTACCTCATCCGAATAAAGAATATTAAGCTCAAAACTACCAGGTTTTGTGAAAAGATCATTTCTTACAGCAACAAGGGGCGCGTGTTCAAGTTTAAGTCTGTCTCCAACAGTAACTGCAATATTTCCAGCATATCTAACAGCATCTTTATAGTCCCTTGGGCTTACAAGAACAAAAATAATGAAGTCGCTCGTTGATTCTGCCTCTTCAACCAGGTTCATTACTTTACCAAAAAGAGGAATCTTCTGGAATATATCTTCTATTTTAGAGTCCAGTGCATTTTCCCGGGTTTTAGTTATCCTATCAATTGCTTCTTTTGCAATTGCAATACCGCTTATTTTCTTGCTTTTTTTAACTTTATATGCATCTAGTCCCTTTCTTTCAAATTCGTTAAGGGAATATGTACATATTTTTTGCAGTATATTTTTAACTT
The Methanobacterium bryantii genome window above contains:
- a CDS encoding transglutaminase-like domain-containing protein, with amino-acid sequence MLVTAMLLTGIAGVSAANVGHTETKLNNSHIVSEKVNYNIIDIKGTNKSNIKQNKSDKAVKYIKKTVKNKQIKTPNKNTVKQKVHKKHWIHSKNLTKTSELYAAAGETKNIKNSSSKAAVKSAVTSKNFTVSQINSASARVNKYIENKHRLPKYVTIGTSQVKMPAFLKLLTADIIQLNNGKTTPIKLKNVKTPSKTTESFKSGKINKSGYLGLAKRVDTFINKNGVAPKQTTSNLGKMNYKSLIYTFSKIPAFYKTHKRLPGHVAVKKWSTSGTTGVSTVKIPASLKKYVKATKNCQVNNARIKSLSKQITRGKKTQKAKAVAIFNWVRNKIGYKFYYNTRKGAVGTLNARSGNCVDTAHLLIALERAAGIPARYIHGKAKFRSGKRYGHVWAGVYVNGKWYKADATSSRNSFGVIKNWSRAVIKGKYASLPF
- the argB gene encoding acetylglutamate kinase, yielding METVNILIEALPYIKKFHKKKILIKYGGHAMVDEKAMDSTARDTVLLKYVGMNPIVVHGGGPEISRAMDKIGKEPKFIEGLRITDRETMDIVKMVLVGKINTEIVSRIGWHGGNGVGISGKDSKLIEAVRKAPHEVINNVTGEKKIVDLGLVGEIRSINPEIVNVLTKNDYIPIISPIGVADNGETLNLNADTVAGDMASEMDAEKLIILTDVPGILADPKDPESLIRKIKIDEIEELILDGTITEGMLPKTMTCIKAIEDGVSSAHIIDGRVKHSVLLEIFTKKGIGTMIKS
- the argJ gene encoding bifunctional ornithine acetyltransferase/N-acetylglutamate synthase codes for the protein MKIIKGGICAVDGVLASGSRKGKYGVSVIVSKENTASAVFTSNKVVAAPVIVTKDVLKDGKLSAIVANSGNANCFTAEEGIASAREMTKRVADKLNIELNDVAVASTGIIGRKLPLDIINALIDESLNTLENSPEASFAAAEAIMTTDTFSKEFAVQTTLKDGSIVKIGGITKGSGMIAPNMGTMLCFITTDVKASAEELNDALKKAVDKSFNMVVVDGDESTNDTVILMSNGSSGKIDENFHEALGYVCTELAKMMAKDGEGETKYMEVHVNGAASSSDAKSASKAIVGSSLVKTALFGADPNWGRVVAAVGYSGAEMDEKIVDITFKSDNETVKIVEKGSILAFDGTDELKTAEKIMQNDEIEIIVDLNLGDHSAAAYGCDLSYDYVKINSEYST
- a CDS encoding NYN domain-containing protein — protein: MKVIIDASNVAHFGKGKDGQPSLNNILNAMEALKGLGYEPFAIADAPLRHEIDNKEEFNKLLEEEKVQQVPSGTTADHFILKIAYEENAKILSNDMFRDYNDEFKDIASKRIPYGIKNGEISIGTSSKPKKVKNILQKICTYSLNEFERKGLDAYKVKKSKKISGIAIAKEAIDRITKTRENALDSKIEDIFQKIPLFGKVMNLVEEAESTSDFIIFVLVSPRDYKDAVRYAGNIAVTVGDRLKLEHAPLVAVRNDLFTKPGSFELNILYSDEVVEESKYNINITINDHDYSFVKKNSRNIASTVAARIGTWKFPIVSVKPSMLMEKPGQFEIVLEKGESKG